In the Natronolimnobius baerhuensis genome, one interval contains:
- a CDS encoding NAD-dependent epimerase/dehydratase family protein: protein MTSKIAAVTGATGFLGTHLCERLLEDGWTVRALSRPTSDRGDLEDADLEWYTGDVFDTETLESMVTGTDAVFHLAGIGLWSAGPETVKRVNRDGTATVLSVCRTSEDVGRLVFTSTAGTRQPNETSPFADETDVAEPIGAYQSSKAEAEQLVDRYAATGGDAVTVHPTSVFGPGDESFTPQLLSMGLEPTMPAYLPGGLSIVGVSDVVDGIIAAYEKGGSGEHYILGGENLTYDRAVSRISDHLGGVPARIPVPAQAIHAAGPVAEAVGTVTDHQVFPFNRRMAKLATERLFYTSEKAKTELDYEYAPLEEHLPETVTWYREEFR from the coding sequence ATGACAAGCAAAATCGCAGCTGTGACAGGGGCAACGGGCTTTCTCGGGACACATCTCTGTGAGCGCTTACTCGAGGACGGCTGGACCGTCCGCGCGCTCTCTCGACCCACGTCTGATCGGGGCGACCTCGAGGATGCCGACCTCGAGTGGTACACCGGCGACGTGTTCGATACCGAAACCCTAGAATCGATGGTTACTGGGACGGACGCCGTCTTTCACCTCGCGGGAATCGGTCTCTGGAGCGCCGGTCCGGAGACGGTCAAGCGGGTTAACCGCGACGGGACGGCGACTGTGCTCTCGGTCTGTCGCACCAGCGAGGACGTCGGCCGACTGGTCTTTACGAGCACCGCGGGAACGCGCCAGCCGAACGAAACCTCGCCGTTCGCGGACGAGACTGACGTCGCCGAACCAATCGGCGCGTATCAGTCCTCGAAAGCCGAAGCCGAACAGCTGGTCGACCGCTACGCAGCTACCGGCGGCGACGCGGTCACCGTCCACCCCACGTCCGTTTTCGGTCCCGGCGACGAGTCGTTTACGCCCCAACTGCTCTCGATGGGCCTCGAGCCGACGATGCCGGCGTATCTCCCCGGCGGGCTGAGCATCGTCGGCGTCTCCGACGTGGTCGACGGCATCATCGCGGCCTACGAGAAGGGCGGCTCCGGCGAACACTACATCCTCGGCGGCGAGAACCTGACCTACGACCGCGCCGTCTCGCGGATCTCCGACCACCTCGGCGGCGTCCCGGCACGGATTCCCGTCCCCGCCCAGGCGATCCACGCCGCCGGGCCGGTCGCCGAAGCCGTCGGTACCGTGACGGACCACCAGGTGTTCCCGTTTAACCGTCGGATGGCCAAACTCGCGACCGAGCGGCTGTTCTACACCTCCGAGAAGGCTAAAACTGAATTGGACTACGAGTACGCGCCACTCGAGGAGCACTTACCCGAGACGGTCACCTGGTACCGCGAGGAGTTCCGGTAA
- a CDS encoding DUF362 domain-containing protein, with the protein MAQHTVRGTPTDADDRRGGWTPDLDTRMVRLEAPVRAVVDPTLETLARSEPDRITIVPDAHYPFHPSTGMVTDPAVVGALVSQLEDRLDAEIAVAGATDEIIDFDRTAEYLGYSSLLERFDATTVDLADEQRSDTQREVDGWSVTVSVPNRLLEGEVISVPTLRPTEAGPIAGGMHRLAEFIDSTGDDTLAAVAATRAIDPAVSILDATVAYGDEPYAADALFAGTAPAVDALGTSLLGRSITDDDVLTTAVGMTDDDKALSLSLEQVGTGDVDLDAIRTRLEGGELPPTGEMHPVVTTAYRLYAGVSGDAVPPQLEH; encoded by the coding sequence ATGGCCCAGCATACTGTTCGCGGAACGCCCACCGACGCCGACGACCGCCGCGGCGGCTGGACGCCCGATCTCGACACGCGGATGGTCCGTCTCGAGGCCCCGGTTCGAGCCGTGGTTGACCCCACGCTCGAGACACTCGCCCGGTCGGAGCCAGATCGGATTACCATCGTCCCCGACGCTCACTATCCGTTCCATCCATCGACTGGCATGGTGACCGATCCAGCGGTTGTCGGTGCGCTCGTCTCCCAACTCGAGGATCGCCTCGACGCCGAGATCGCTGTCGCGGGGGCGACCGACGAGATCATCGACTTCGACCGCACGGCCGAGTATCTCGGCTATTCGAGCCTGCTCGAGCGATTCGACGCAACAACCGTCGATCTCGCCGACGAACAGCGAAGCGATACCCAACGCGAGGTCGACGGCTGGTCGGTCACCGTCTCAGTTCCGAACCGACTCCTCGAGGGAGAAGTGATCTCTGTGCCGACGCTGCGTCCGACCGAAGCGGGACCGATTGCGGGCGGCATGCACCGTCTCGCGGAGTTCATCGACTCGACCGGCGATGACACACTCGCTGCGGTCGCTGCGACGCGTGCCATCGATCCGGCCGTCTCGATTCTGGATGCGACGGTTGCCTACGGCGACGAACCATACGCTGCCGATGCACTCTTTGCTGGCACCGCCCCCGCGGTCGATGCACTTGGAACCTCGCTCCTTGGCCGGTCGATCACCGACGACGACGTGCTCACCACGGCCGTCGGCATGACTGACGACGATAAGGCACTCTCGCTCTCGCTCGAGCAAGTCGGAACCGGCGACGTCGATCTGGACGCGATCCGCACACGACTCGAGGGCGGCGAGTTGCCGCCGACGGGCGAGATGCACCCTGTGGTAACAACAGCGTATCGCCTCTATGCCGGCGTCAGCGGCGACGCCGTTCCACCACAACTCGAGCACTAA
- a CDS encoding Gfo/Idh/MocA family protein, which yields MPPTRLLSRWTDSSALSVGVLGVGNIGLVHLKSARAMPGVDVVAAADAVPENRERAETEGVTRTYDDYATLLHSEDLDAAIVALPPFLHADAVEEAAAAGVDVFVEKPFARSTAEADQMLETAAAAGIHVSVDHTLRYQPDMVGVKEAYEDGSVGHVPYASITRLNDGPLGRPPIQNPPPSWPLDPDAAGGGSLLELGIHCFDVLEWLFGDLEVESAAMGETLDVPVEDAATVLMRAPETQTTITLHCGSYQWEQLPEVNTRLRLEGITGTISNQNHLRDNFYAGAAKSALENVASRVGGDRTVFGPTYYLQAHYKALEDFIDAIRNDETPPVDGEVGRRTLALAETAYELAEETDRGEVPPPEVTS from the coding sequence ATGCCACCAACACGACTTCTCAGCCGGTGGACCGACTCGAGTGCGCTCTCTGTTGGCGTTCTCGGCGTTGGAAACATCGGTCTCGTCCATCTGAAATCGGCACGGGCAATGCCCGGTGTCGACGTAGTTGCGGCCGCTGATGCGGTCCCGGAAAACCGCGAGCGTGCCGAAACCGAAGGTGTGACTCGTACGTACGACGACTATGCAACCTTACTCCATTCTGAGGATCTCGACGCAGCAATCGTTGCGCTTCCGCCGTTTTTACACGCAGACGCCGTCGAGGAGGCCGCCGCCGCCGGCGTCGACGTGTTCGTCGAGAAACCGTTCGCTCGCTCGACCGCGGAGGCCGACCAGATGCTTGAAACCGCAGCAGCGGCCGGCATTCACGTCAGCGTCGATCACACGCTTCGCTACCAGCCGGATATGGTCGGCGTCAAAGAGGCGTACGAGGACGGCTCGGTCGGTCACGTCCCCTACGCCTCGATCACGCGACTCAACGACGGCCCGCTTGGGCGGCCACCAATCCAGAATCCGCCCCCGTCGTGGCCGCTCGATCCCGACGCGGCCGGCGGCGGCTCCCTGCTCGAGCTTGGAATCCACTGCTTCGACGTCCTCGAGTGGCTCTTTGGCGACCTCGAGGTCGAGAGCGCGGCGATGGGTGAAACGCTCGACGTGCCCGTCGAAGATGCAGCAACTGTCCTTATGCGCGCGCCCGAGACACAGACGACCATCACGCTTCACTGTGGTTCCTACCAGTGGGAGCAGTTGCCAGAGGTGAACACCCGATTGCGACTCGAGGGGATCACGGGCACGATCAGCAACCAGAATCACCTGCGAGACAACTTCTACGCGGGCGCGGCGAAATCCGCCCTCGAGAACGTCGCCAGCCGGGTGGGTGGCGACCGGACGGTTTTCGGACCGACGTATTACTTGCAGGCACACTATAAGGCACTCGAGGACTTCATCGACGCGATTCGCAACGATGAGACGCCGCCGGTCGACGGCGAGGTCGGGCGGCGGACACTCGCACTCGCGGAAACCGCCTACGAACTGGCCGAGGAAACCGACCGCGGCGAAGTTCCGCCGCCGGAGGTGACCTCCTGA
- a CDS encoding polysaccharide deacetylase family protein yields the protein MGSVVLSLDAELGWGFHDLESPPPSRVEAGRRGWSTMLELCEEYDIPATWAVVGHLMLESCDGRHEEHPAPDGWFDRERGEWTDREDLRFAPDLVDALLASPVDHEFASHSFSHVLFGDAATDHALARAELERATAIADEWGQSVDSFIYPRNDVGHRDVLAEYGLTAYRGKSPTEDGLRGIVDTRFRDQSLLVEPAVDEFGLVNVPASMFLFGFEGPARTVAESIWTDPMVAQARRGIDEAVRSDGIFHMWLHPNNLTHERDDRRMRAILSYLEHTRSKTDLAVETMGQVARRVAAATDANGQVVAVDGHPTGDD from the coding sequence GTGGGTAGTGTCGTGCTTTCGCTTGATGCTGAACTCGGGTGGGGATTTCACGATCTCGAGTCCCCGCCACCGAGCCGTGTCGAAGCCGGCCGCCGCGGCTGGTCGACCATGCTCGAGTTGTGCGAGGAATACGATATTCCTGCGACCTGGGCCGTCGTTGGCCACCTGATGCTCGAGTCCTGTGATGGCCGTCACGAGGAGCACCCGGCACCAGACGGCTGGTTCGACCGGGAGCGCGGCGAGTGGACGGATCGCGAGGACTTGCGGTTCGCCCCCGATCTCGTCGATGCGTTGCTCGCATCTCCCGTCGACCACGAGTTTGCGAGCCACTCGTTTTCGCACGTCTTATTCGGCGACGCAGCAACCGATCACGCCCTCGCGAGGGCCGAACTCGAGCGAGCAACGGCGATTGCCGATGAGTGGGGCCAGTCAGTCGACTCGTTCATTTATCCGCGAAACGATGTCGGGCATCGAGATGTGCTGGCCGAGTATGGACTCACTGCCTATCGCGGGAAGTCGCCGACGGAGGACGGCCTCCGCGGGATTGTAGATACACGATTCCGGGATCAATCACTGCTCGTCGAGCCAGCCGTGGACGAGTTCGGTCTGGTTAACGTGCCCGCATCGATGTTCCTCTTTGGCTTCGAAGGACCGGCCCGAACCGTTGCGGAGTCGATCTGGACCGATCCGATGGTCGCACAGGCACGACGGGGAATCGACGAAGCAGTTCGGTCGGACGGCATCTTCCACATGTGGCTGCATCCGAACAACCTTACTCACGAGCGCGATGATCGGCGAATGCGTGCAATCCTCTCGTATCTCGAGCATACGCGTTCGAAAACCGATCTGGCCGTCGAAACCATGGGCCAGGTCGCACGCCGTGTCGCCGCTGCAACCGATGCCAACGGACAGGTAGTCGCCGTTGACGGCCACCCGACAGGCGATGACTAA
- a CDS encoding alkaline phosphatase family protein, whose amino-acid sequence MSGSTTPSERAFVLGLDGVPWRLIDQWSDDGKLPNFARLREEGASGPLESTTPATTPLAWPSIATGVWPDKHGLYGFQNLSSEYTHEMYTSHDMQQPALWEQLGPSHVGNVPMTFPPREIDGTMVTGMMTPSTDQQFTHPPELSEKLKERIPEYNISLDYPDYADRLDEFEGAVDTMLSQRREVMNLQMEEAGDDWQLFFFVYTAPDRFQHLIWDMDRILEHYKKLDDILGEVMDYTDEHDADLYVVSDHGFGEINELIYVNHILEREGYLFRREDEGTRGALASLGISRERITDMLDRVGISEEMLISNLPRSLLDTVAEQIPGDHALYDVDYDETIAFVHDAGNVYINDTERFDNGVVDPTDISKIKDELTEVFESVTDENDTTLLTVYDGDDLFPTDEDSPDLIVKGIDGYDARNGIADEPFGDTGNYAASHRSEGIVLCRGPSIDEGATLRGARVVDIAPTLLHGIGQPVPDNADGRVLFDAFDEEATPARTKVERADVLTGSSSPDGEVDEDFDDVEDRLKGLGYME is encoded by the coding sequence ATGAGCGGATCTACCACTCCGTCCGAACGAGCGTTCGTTCTCGGACTCGACGGCGTACCGTGGCGACTGATCGACCAATGGAGCGACGACGGCAAACTCCCGAACTTCGCCCGACTGCGCGAAGAAGGCGCGTCAGGGCCGCTCGAGAGCACGACGCCAGCGACGACGCCGCTTGCGTGGCCCTCAATTGCAACCGGCGTCTGGCCGGACAAACACGGACTCTACGGCTTCCAGAACCTCTCGAGTGAGTATACACACGAGATGTATACGAGCCACGACATGCAACAACCGGCGCTATGGGAGCAACTCGGCCCGTCCCACGTCGGCAACGTGCCGATGACGTTCCCGCCTCGAGAGATCGACGGGACGATGGTTACGGGAATGATGACACCCTCGACCGACCAGCAGTTCACGCATCCGCCGGAACTCAGTGAGAAACTCAAAGAGCGCATTCCTGAGTACAACATCAGCCTCGACTATCCGGACTACGCCGACCGACTCGACGAGTTCGAGGGCGCTGTCGACACCATGCTCAGCCAGCGCCGGGAGGTCATGAACCTCCAGATGGAGGAAGCCGGCGACGACTGGCAACTGTTTTTCTTCGTCTACACCGCGCCGGATCGCTTCCAGCACCTCATCTGGGATATGGATCGCATCCTCGAGCACTACAAAAAACTCGACGACATTCTCGGCGAGGTGATGGACTACACGGACGAGCACGACGCAGACCTCTACGTCGTCTCCGACCACGGCTTCGGCGAGATTAACGAGCTGATCTACGTCAACCACATTCTGGAGCGAGAGGGCTATCTCTTCCGCCGAGAGGACGAGGGAACCCGTGGCGCACTCGCGAGTCTGGGCATCTCGCGCGAGCGAATTACGGACATGCTCGACCGGGTGGGGATCTCCGAGGAGATGCTGATCTCGAATCTTCCGCGAAGCTTGCTCGATACCGTCGCCGAGCAGATTCCCGGCGATCACGCGCTCTATGATGTCGACTACGACGAGACGATTGCGTTCGTCCACGACGCCGGCAACGTCTACATCAACGACACCGAGCGATTTGACAACGGCGTCGTCGATCCGACCGATATCTCGAAGATCAAAGACGAACTTACCGAGGTCTTCGAGTCAGTGACCGACGAAAACGACACGACACTGCTCACCGTCTACGACGGCGACGACCTGTTCCCGACCGACGAGGACTCGCCGGATCTGATCGTCAAAGGCATCGACGGCTACGACGCCCGAAACGGTATCGCCGACGAACCGTTCGGCGACACCGGCAACTACGCCGCCAGCCACCGCAGCGAAGGCATTGTCCTCTGTCGCGGCCCGTCAATCGACGAGGGTGCAACGCTGCGCGGCGCTCGAGTCGTCGACATCGCGCCGACGCTGCTTCACGGCATCGGGCAACCAGTTCCAGACAATGCGGACGGACGCGTCCTTTTCGACGCATTCGACGAGGAAGCGACGCCCGCCCGGACGAAAGTCGAACGCGCCGACGTCCTGACTGGCTCCTCGAGTCCGGACGGCGAGGTCGACGAGGACTTCGACGATGTGGAGGATCGGCTGAAAGGACTCGGCTACATGGAATAA